A window of the Deltaproteobacteria bacterium HGW-Deltaproteobacteria-18 genome harbors these coding sequences:
- a CDS encoding F0F1 ATP synthase subunit beta, which yields MDTSSRRPDSSETPPALNQSAQSGNTGLVTAVRGSVVDVRFDSGLPAIRNILRAGKDGRIVIEVMSHLDGEHVRCIALTPTQGLARGMAAHDTDGPLMAPVGPGLLSRMFDVFGNAMDQEGEVRDVSPRSVHNPPPTLSRRSTRTEIFETGIKVIDVLLPLERGGKAGLFGGAGVGKTVLLTEMIHNMIGHHEGVSLFCGIGERCREGEELYREMKDAGVLPNMVMIFGQMNEPPGSRFRVCHAALTMAEYFRDDERRDVLLLIDNIFRFIQAGSEISGMMGQMPSRLGYQPSMGTELAQLQERIANTDTGSITSIQAVYVPADDFTDPAAVHTFSHLSASIVLSRKRAGEGFYPAVDPLESNSKMAAPGVVGQRHYSVARQVRQTLAQYEDLKDIIAMLGLEQLAQEDRRVVNRARRLERFLTQPFFTTEQFTGLPGAFVSLDAALEGCERILGDEFKDYPESALYMIGEVSRAKEKAARSKGQEGRDGNAP from the coding sequence ATGGACACATCGTCTCGCCGCCCCGATTCTTCCGAAACCCCTCCTGCCCTGAATCAGTCCGCTCAATCAGGAAATACGGGCCTCGTCACCGCCGTGCGCGGCAGCGTCGTGGATGTTCGTTTCGACTCCGGCCTGCCCGCCATCCGGAACATTTTGCGTGCGGGGAAGGACGGGCGCATCGTCATCGAGGTCATGTCCCACCTTGACGGAGAACACGTGCGCTGCATCGCCCTGACCCCGACCCAGGGCCTGGCCCGGGGCATGGCCGCTCACGACACGGACGGGCCCCTGATGGCACCGGTGGGGCCTGGATTGCTCTCGCGCATGTTCGACGTTTTCGGCAACGCCATGGACCAGGAGGGCGAGGTGCGCGACGTTTCACCGCGCAGCGTCCACAATCCTCCGCCAACCCTGTCGCGGCGTTCCACCAGGACGGAGATCTTCGAGACCGGGATCAAGGTCATCGACGTGCTGCTGCCCCTGGAGCGGGGCGGCAAGGCCGGGCTTTTCGGCGGGGCGGGGGTGGGCAAGACCGTCCTTCTGACCGAGATGATCCACAACATGATCGGGCATCACGAGGGAGTCAGCCTGTTCTGCGGCATCGGCGAGCGCTGCCGCGAGGGCGAAGAGCTGTACCGCGAGATGAAGGACGCCGGGGTGCTGCCGAACATGGTCATGATTTTCGGGCAGATGAACGAGCCCCCGGGCAGTCGTTTTCGCGTCTGCCACGCGGCCCTGACCATGGCCGAATACTTCCGCGACGACGAGCGCCGCGACGTGCTCCTGCTCATCGACAACATCTTCCGTTTCATCCAGGCCGGGTCGGAAATTTCGGGCATGATGGGCCAGATGCCGTCCCGCCTGGGCTACCAGCCGTCCATGGGCACGGAGCTGGCGCAGCTGCAGGAGCGCATCGCCAATACCGATACCGGCAGCATCACCTCCATCCAGGCCGTCTACGTCCCGGCCGACGATTTCACCGACCCCGCCGCAGTGCACACTTTTTCACATCTTTCGGCCTCCATCGTCCTGTCCCGCAAGCGGGCCGGCGAAGGCTTCTACCCGGCCGTGGACCCGCTGGAATCCAACTCCAAGATGGCTGCGCCGGGTGTTGTCGGCCAGCGCCATTACTCTGTCGCCCGCCAGGTGCGTCAGACCCTGGCCCAGTACGAGGATTTGAAGGACATCATCGCCATGCTCGGCCTCGAGCAACTCGCGCAGGAGGATCGCCGCGTGGTGAACCGCGCGCGGCGGCTGGAACGTTTTTTGACCCAACCCTTCTTCACCACCGAACAGTTCACCGGGCTTCCGGGCGCTTTCGTTTCTCTGGATGCGGCGCTTGAAGGGTGCGAGCGCATCCTTGGCGACGAGTTCAAGGATTATCCGGAGAGCGCCCTGTACATGATCGGCGAAGTAAGCCGGGCCAAAGAGAAAGCCGCCCGGAGCAAGGGGCAGGAGGGCCGTGATGGAAATGCGCCTTAG
- the lgt gene encoding prolipoprotein diacylglyceryl transferase, producing MIYWNADPIAVSIGPLSIHWYGMFFAAAFIAGMWIMGSMFAREGRSTDDLDSLLGFVVAGTLVGARLGHCLLYDPGYYLANPLLILKIWEGGLASHGGVIGILAAVGVYARRSGMQFWWLLDRIAVPAALGGAFIRIGNFMNSEIVGVPTIVPWAVIFERVDDLPRHPVQLYEAAAYLLIFAVLLLAYQSQGLRRRQGLLAGMFLVLVFAARFVLEFCKTPQAAYEYGQFLTVGQWLSVPCVLSGFWLMLRTFRGQGQSAKGR from the coding sequence ATGATCTACTGGAACGCAGACCCCATCGCCGTGAGCATCGGGCCCCTGTCCATCCACTGGTACGGGATGTTTTTCGCGGCGGCCTTTATTGCCGGGATGTGGATCATGGGTAGCATGTTCGCGCGTGAGGGGCGTTCAACCGACGACCTGGATTCGCTGCTCGGATTTGTGGTTGCCGGAACCCTTGTCGGCGCACGGCTCGGGCATTGTCTGCTCTACGATCCGGGCTATTACCTGGCCAATCCGCTGCTGATCCTCAAGATATGGGAAGGCGGGCTGGCCAGTCATGGCGGGGTGATCGGGATTCTTGCGGCCGTTGGTGTTTACGCTCGCCGCAGCGGCATGCAATTCTGGTGGCTGCTGGACCGCATTGCCGTCCCGGCCGCGCTCGGCGGGGCGTTCATCCGCATCGGAAATTTCATGAACTCCGAGATAGTCGGCGTACCGACCATAGTGCCCTGGGCCGTGATCTTCGAGCGGGTCGACGATCTGCCGCGTCATCCCGTGCAGCTTTACGAAGCCGCGGCCTATCTGCTTATTTTTGCTGTCCTTCTCCTGGCTTATCAGTCGCAAGGCCTGCGCCGTCGTCAGGGCCTGCTCGCCGGTATGTTCCTGGTCCTGGTCTTTGCCGCGCGCTTTGTCCTCGAATTCTGCAAGACACCCCAGGCGGCCTACGAATATGGCCAGTTCCTGACCGTGGGGCAGTGGCTGAGCGTGCCCTGCGTGCTGTCCGGATTCTGGCTCATGCTTCGTACATTTCGCGGGCAGGGCCAGAGCGCAAAGGGGCGCTGA
- a CDS encoding transcriptional regulator, producing MKAEDRKFYEAKAAVLKALAHPTRLWMVEQLEAGEKCVCEFAEVIDADFSTVSKHLNVLKQAGIVADEKRGKQVYYSLKVPCVLNFMHCVEAVLSARALEHFTMIGRPARSQSK from the coding sequence ATGAAAGCTGAAGACAGGAAATTTTACGAGGCCAAGGCTGCGGTCCTCAAGGCCCTGGCGCATCCGACCAGGCTTTGGATGGTTGAGCAGCTCGAAGCTGGCGAAAAATGCGTGTGCGAGTTTGCCGAAGTCATCGACGCGGATTTCTCCACCGTATCCAAGCACCTGAATGTGCTCAAGCAGGCCGGAATCGTGGCTGACGAAAAGCGGGGCAAGCAGGTCTATTACAGCCTCAAGGTCCCGTGCGTTTTGAATTTCATGCATTGCGTGGAGGCCGTGCTGTCCGCACGCGCCCTGGAACATTTCACCATGATCGGCAGGCCTGCCCGGTCGCAATCCAAATAG
- a CDS encoding transcriptional regulator — translation MLVHLRPTREDFEARAKVMKALAHPTRLMMVEELSRGERCVCELRDLADRDLSTVSKHLAILKNAGIVEDDKRGKQVFYRLRVPCVLNFFHCLDSVLTARDRLTGL, via the coding sequence ATGCTCGTGCACCTGCGCCCGACCAGGGAAGATTTCGAGGCCCGCGCAAAGGTCATGAAAGCCTTGGCGCATCCGACCCGCCTCATGATGGTCGAGGAACTCTCACGCGGCGAACGCTGCGTCTGCGAACTGCGCGATCTGGCTGACCGCGACCTGTCCACGGTCTCCAAACATCTCGCGATCCTGAAAAACGCGGGGATCGTGGAAGACGACAAACGGGGCAAGCAGGTTTTCTATCGCCTGCGCGTGCCTTGCGTGCTGAATTTCTTTCATTGCCTGGACTCGGTGCTCACGGCCCGGGACAGGCTGACAGGCCTTTGA
- a CDS encoding thioredoxin family protein → MKKVHVMGPGCPKCTETYKIVEAAIAETGVEASLEKVTDFTEISKFGVFTTPAVAVDGTVKVMGKVPKKADVMAWLTA, encoded by the coding sequence ATGAAAAAAGTTCACGTCATGGGCCCAGGCTGCCCCAAGTGCACGGAAACCTACAAGATCGTCGAGGCCGCCATCGCCGAAACCGGCGTCGAAGCCAGTCTTGAAAAAGTCACCGACTTCACCGAAATCTCAAAATTCGGAGTGTTCACCACTCCGGCCGTGGCCGTGGACGGCACGGTCAAGGTCATGGGGAAGGTACCCAAAAAGGCCGACGTCATGGCTTGGCTGACCGCATAG
- a CDS encoding thiol reductase thioredoxin, giving the protein MKILRFLVALIFLACTAAAATSPLISGDPQEVPIKGMVTMVDIGAKACIPCKMMIPVIESLSEEYEGRAAIVFIDVWKNPDETPKFGIRAIPTQIFYDKDGTEVMRHEGYFSKEDIIKVLTRLGAE; this is encoded by the coding sequence ATGAAAATCCTTCGCTTTCTCGTTGCCCTCATCTTCCTCGCTTGTACCGCCGCAGCCGCAACCTCGCCTCTCATTTCCGGCGATCCGCAGGAGGTTCCCATCAAGGGCATGGTCACCATGGTCGATATTGGCGCAAAAGCCTGCATCCCGTGCAAGATGATGATTCCGGTCATAGAATCCCTGTCCGAGGAGTACGAAGGGCGGGCCGCCATCGTTTTCATCGACGTCTGGAAAAACCCGGACGAAACCCCGAAATTTGGCATCCGCGCCATCCCGACCCAGATTTTCTATGACAAGGACGGCACAGAAGTCATGCGCCACGAAGGATACTTCTCCAAGGAAGACATCATCAAGGTTCTGACCAGGCTCGGGGCAGAATAA
- a CDS encoding cytochrome C biosynthesis protein, translating into MMDQFLILIHEWMGSGVGLAALGCFLWGVVSVLFSPCHLASIPLIVGYVAGQDKMIEGRQAAFYAGLFTAGLFLTIAAIGVICAMLGRMLGDVGPYWTIVVGLVLLWVAMDMLGVSKCSMGGNLMGRFRLRGTGGAFVLGLAYGILSGSCTFGFIAPILAVITVQERIMTGILFIGLFGLGHCIPIVIAGSSTALVRRLMANASWQRGGTAFRRIAGILIGLMGIYFIARPFLPA; encoded by the coding sequence ATAATGGACCAGTTCCTGATCCTCATCCACGAATGGATGGGGTCCGGCGTGGGTCTGGCGGCACTGGGCTGCTTTCTGTGGGGTGTGGTCAGCGTGCTCTTCAGCCCCTGCCACCTGGCCTCCATCCCGCTCATCGTCGGCTACGTGGCCGGTCAGGACAAAATGATCGAAGGTCGGCAGGCAGCATTTTATGCGGGCCTCTTCACCGCCGGGCTGTTCCTGACAATCGCCGCCATCGGAGTGATCTGCGCCATGCTGGGCCGGATGCTCGGCGACGTGGGGCCCTACTGGACCATCGTCGTCGGGCTCGTCCTGTTGTGGGTGGCCATGGACATGCTGGGCGTCTCCAAATGCTCCATGGGCGGGAACCTCATGGGCCGCTTCAGGCTGCGTGGCACGGGCGGAGCCTTCGTGCTCGGTCTGGCCTACGGAATCCTGTCGGGGTCCTGCACCTTCGGCTTCATCGCGCCCATCCTGGCCGTCATCACTGTCCAGGAAAGGATCATGACCGGCATCCTGTTCATCGGCCTCTTCGGCCTTGGACACTGCATCCCCATCGTCATCGCCGGCAGTTCCACCGCGCTGGTGCGCCGCCTCATGGCCAACGCCTCCTGGCAACGCGGAGGCACGGCTTTTCGACGCATTGCCGGAATCCTCATTGGCCTCATGGGCATCTACTTCATCGCCCGGCCGTTCCTGCCAGCCTAA
- the pgl gene encoding 6-phosphogluconolactonase, with product MIHFKRTHSMLTIIKENDTDVILQKAAQFICQKLRDALAVQSSVNMAVPGGRSVAKIFDAMRQELVDWTRVHFFIVDERLVPIDHPDSNYRLLKDHLITPLAREGKIPPDNAHPFILDTTAADRGTRAYEEVLAKQGFRYDIILLSSGEDGHVGALFPDHHSVTDPHHGFIVMDDSPKPPPERMTSSLSLMLTAQTGILLFTGESKREAFGRFCNASISVSSCPARFLIEMKDATVFTDQMEE from the coding sequence ATGATTCACTTCAAAAGGACACATTCCATGCTCACAATCATCAAGGAAAACGATACCGACGTGATCCTGCAAAAGGCCGCCCAGTTCATTTGTCAAAAACTCCGGGATGCCCTGGCCGTGCAATCCTCCGTGAACATGGCGGTTCCTGGCGGGAGAAGCGTTGCGAAGATTTTTGATGCGATGCGCCAGGAGTTGGTCGACTGGACCCGGGTGCATTTTTTCATCGTCGACGAGAGACTTGTCCCCATCGATCATCCCGATAGCAACTACAGGCTGCTCAAGGATCACCTCATCACCCCGCTGGCGCGGGAAGGCAAAATCCCTCCGGACAACGCTCATCCTTTCATCCTGGACACGACCGCTGCGGATCGCGGAACACGGGCCTACGAAGAGGTGCTCGCGAAGCAGGGATTCCGCTACGACATCATCCTGCTCAGTTCCGGCGAGGACGGTCACGTCGGGGCTCTGTTTCCGGATCATCACTCCGTAACCGATCCGCACCACGGTTTCATCGTCATGGACGATTCGCCCAAACCGCCCCCGGAACGGATGACCTCGTCCCTGTCGCTCATGCTCACGGCTCAGACCGGGATTCTTCTTTTCACCGGCGAGTCCAAACGCGAGGCTTTCGGGAGGTTTTGCAACGCCTCGATTTCAGTATCGTCTTGTCCGGCCAGATTTTTGATCGAAATGAAGGATGCCACGGTGTTCACGGATCAGATGGAGGAATGA
- a CDS encoding transporter, with protein sequence MQDIRLTTGGRTLRFATLGFVLFFMSGCAVGPDYVRPQAPQMQEWLDQGGAGVNDGPAELADWWKRLNDPVLDRLVELVGERNPTLHVAALRILEARARLGIATGNQFPQLQQLKGNVSDTGLSRHNANTSPAIDRYYATASVALDAAWELDFWGKFRRAVESGAWSVDAASAGYDDLLVTLTAEVARVYVSLRTLEQRLGIAHENVAVQERSLQIAKVLHEGGDVTELDVTQAGALLAGTQASIPRLEAQLRQAKNGLSALLGMLPGEADRLLGGPGPIPQVPSDVAVGVPAELLRRRPDIRAAEAQMAAQCALIGVARADLYPRFSLFGTIGLSASNAALTFAGYPGGSSLGDLWSGESLQYSGGMGFGWDVFNYGRISNNVRVQDARFQQLVEQYKNTVLTAARETEDALSAFSRSQEEVAFLEQGVASAKRSVEISMIQYREGLADFQRVLDTQRSKVQAQDQLTATQGSVLINLIATYKALGGGWEARSGKNFLPQEILREMSGRTDWGALLETPVSDAAGGDLAE encoded by the coding sequence ATGCAGGATATCAGGCTGACGACGGGCGGCAGGACGCTCCGGTTTGCGACTCTCGGTTTTGTCCTTTTTTTCATGTCCGGCTGTGCCGTGGGACCGGATTACGTGCGTCCCCAGGCTCCACAGATGCAGGAGTGGCTGGACCAGGGGGGCGCAGGCGTAAATGACGGCCCGGCCGAGCTTGCGGACTGGTGGAAGCGGCTGAACGATCCCGTGCTGGACCGGCTGGTGGAGCTGGTCGGGGAGCGTAACCCGACCCTGCACGTTGCAGCGCTGCGCATCCTGGAAGCCCGGGCCCGGCTTGGCATCGCCACCGGGAATCAATTCCCGCAGCTGCAGCAGCTCAAGGGCAATGTCTCAGATACGGGTTTAAGTAGACACAATGCCAACACCTCCCCGGCCATCGACAGATACTATGCCACAGCTTCCGTAGCGCTGGACGCGGCCTGGGAGCTGGATTTCTGGGGCAAGTTCCGGCGCGCGGTGGAGTCCGGGGCATGGAGCGTTGATGCGGCCTCGGCCGGGTATGATGACCTGCTGGTAACGCTCACGGCGGAGGTGGCCAGGGTCTACGTGAGCCTGCGCACCCTGGAACAGAGGCTGGGAATTGCGCATGAAAACGTGGCGGTGCAGGAGCGCTCCCTGCAGATCGCAAAGGTGCTGCACGAGGGCGGGGACGTGACCGAACTCGACGTGACCCAGGCCGGGGCACTGCTGGCTGGGACGCAGGCCTCCATCCCGCGTCTTGAGGCGCAACTGCGGCAGGCCAAGAACGGGCTCTCTGCCCTGCTCGGGATGTTGCCCGGTGAAGCGGATCGGCTGCTTGGCGGACCGGGTCCCATCCCGCAGGTACCGTCTGACGTGGCTGTGGGGGTACCCGCGGAACTGTTGCGGCGGCGTCCGGACATCCGCGCCGCCGAGGCGCAAATGGCCGCCCAGTGCGCCTTGATCGGCGTGGCTCGGGCAGATCTCTACCCTCGCTTTTCGCTTTTCGGCACCATCGGCCTCTCCGCCAGCAACGCAGCCCTGACCTTTGCCGGGTATCCGGGCGGGAGCAGTCTGGGCGACCTCTGGAGCGGGGAGAGTCTGCAGTATTCTGGAGGTATGGGCTTTGGCTGGGACGTCTTCAATTACGGACGCATCAGCAATAATGTCCGGGTGCAGGACGCCCGTTTTCAGCAACTTGTGGAGCAGTACAAGAACACAGTGCTTACCGCCGCTCGGGAAACCGAGGACGCGCTGTCCGCTTTTTCGCGCTCGCAGGAGGAAGTGGCGTTCTTGGAGCAGGGGGTGGCCTCTGCCAAACGCTCGGTGGAGATATCCATGATCCAATACCGCGAGGGTCTGGCCGATTTTCAGCGCGTTCTGGATACGCAGCGTTCCAAGGTCCAGGCCCAGGACCAGCTGACCGCCACGCAGGGTTCGGTGCTCATCAACCTCATCGCCACCTACAAGGCTCTTGGCGGCGGCTGGGAAGCCCGGTCCGGCAAGAATTTTCTGCCGCAGGAGATCCTGCGGGAGATGAGCGGACGCACGGACTGGGGCGCGTTGCTTGAAACTCCCGTTTCAGATGCGGCAGGTGGCGACTTGGCGGAATAG
- a CDS encoding AcrB/AcrD/AcrF family protein, protein MNIAEWSIRKSVISWVMTVLFLVVGWYSFNNLSRLEDPEFTIKEAVIITPYPGASADQVGEEVTNVIEKACQEMGQLERVESRSSRDLSIVQVTMKDNFDKASLPQVWDELRRKVSDAQRNLPPGAGPSIVNDDFGDVYGVFLAITGEGYTPREIYEYAKFLQRELLKAQDVKRINLYGVQKEAIFIEMRREKMSQFGVAPSDIAAALKAKNIPASGGHLPLGAEYIPISPTGEFESEQDIGGLLIKGMGSDSTVYLRDVADIKRDYIAPPDTILRYDGKPAIGLAVSTVLGGNVVDMGASLDQRFHELESMRPVGMELHVISHQSQAVTEAINGFLVNLLEAVAIVVVVLLIFMGLRSGLIIGAVLVITIMATFIVMDMGDITLERISLGALVIALGMLVDNAIVVTDGMKEKMNRGVDALTSARDVVGQVGVPLLGATFVAVAAFAAIGTSQDSTGEYCRSLFYVILISLLMSWVTAVNTTPLFCKAFLKVRPQNADGSSSSPDSYGGGFYGAYRVFLTWCIRWRWITVAVVVAMFIASLVGFGLLKNSFFPDSTRAQFFVDFWFAEGTDIRETQRQLERAEADIGKREGVSHITTMIGGGQVRFLLTYPTEKSYDAFGQILVDVDDYKRIPDLTREIQRDLDRMFPQAQISVRLFVLGPSVGGKIQLRLYGPDSTVLRELAAKAEQVLLDDPHAKSVRNEWRQKVKVMRPQMAEAPALRAGIERPQIAMAFESVFEGTRVGVFKERDELLPIITRAPEEERKDLDSMQGIPIWSPAAQSMIPIGQVLEGITVEFEDAYMWRRDRFKMLRIHADPSEGLPSELMKRVKPRIEQVLNVDVAQVLGKKLASGEDPFSEDYDASTLKVGYSDKWPIKDMPGYYMAWGGESEDSAKANARLSSTIPVFFGLMILIVIVLFNSIKKTLVIWFTVPLSVIGVTAGLLLFDQPFGFMSLLGLMSLSGMLIKNAIVLIDQIDLETGSGKSPFRAVIDSGVSRLIPVSMAALTTILGMLPLVQDAFFVSMAVTIMFGLGFATVLTLIVVPVLYAIFFNVKSEE, encoded by the coding sequence ATGAATATCGCGGAGTGGAGCATACGTAAGAGCGTCATCAGCTGGGTGATGACCGTCCTTTTTCTCGTGGTCGGATGGTACTCCTTCAACAACCTGAGCAGGCTGGAAGATCCCGAGTTCACCATCAAGGAGGCGGTCATCATCACCCCGTATCCGGGGGCCTCGGCGGACCAGGTGGGGGAAGAGGTCACCAACGTGATCGAGAAGGCCTGCCAGGAGATGGGACAACTGGAACGGGTCGAATCGCGGTCCTCGCGGGATCTGTCCATCGTGCAGGTCACGATGAAGGATAATTTCGACAAGGCCAGCCTGCCGCAGGTCTGGGACGAGCTGCGGCGCAAGGTCTCCGACGCCCAGCGCAACCTCCCTCCCGGGGCCGGGCCGTCCATAGTCAACGACGATTTCGGGGACGTTTACGGCGTGTTCCTGGCCATCACCGGCGAGGGCTACACGCCGCGCGAGATTTACGAGTACGCGAAATTCCTGCAGCGCGAGCTCCTGAAGGCCCAGGATGTCAAGCGGATCAACCTCTACGGCGTGCAGAAGGAAGCCATCTTTATCGAGATGCGCCGCGAAAAGATGTCCCAGTTCGGCGTCGCTCCGTCCGATATAGCTGCCGCTCTGAAGGCCAAGAACATTCCGGCCAGCGGGGGACATCTGCCGCTGGGGGCCGAATATATCCCCATCAGCCCCACGGGCGAATTCGAGTCCGAACAGGACATCGGCGGGCTGCTCATCAAGGGCATGGGTTCGGACAGTACGGTCTACCTGCGTGACGTGGCCGACATCAAACGTGACTATATCGCTCCGCCGGATACGATCCTGCGCTACGACGGCAAGCCCGCCATCGGCTTGGCCGTTTCCACCGTTCTGGGCGGCAACGTGGTCGACATGGGCGCATCCCTGGATCAGCGTTTTCACGAGCTTGAATCCATGCGCCCCGTGGGCATGGAACTGCACGTCATCTCCCACCAGAGCCAGGCCGTGACCGAGGCCATCAACGGATTTCTGGTTAACCTACTGGAGGCCGTGGCGATCGTTGTCGTGGTTCTGCTCATTTTCATGGGGTTGCGCAGCGGACTCATCATCGGGGCGGTCCTGGTGATCACCATCATGGCGACGTTCATTGTCATGGATATGGGAGACATCACCTTGGAGCGGATCTCGCTCGGTGCGCTGGTCATTGCGCTTGGCATGCTGGTGGACAACGCCATCGTGGTCACGGACGGAATGAAGGAGAAAATGAACCGGGGGGTGGACGCCTTGACGTCAGCCCGAGACGTCGTGGGCCAGGTGGGGGTGCCTCTGCTGGGCGCGACTTTCGTGGCTGTTGCCGCCTTTGCCGCCATCGGCACATCCCAAGACAGCACGGGCGAATATTGCCGTTCACTCTTTTATGTCATTCTCATTTCCCTGCTCATGAGCTGGGTCACGGCCGTGAACACCACCCCACTCTTTTGCAAGGCATTTCTGAAGGTCCGGCCGCAAAACGCGGACGGATCAAGCAGCTCTCCCGACTCCTACGGCGGGGGATTTTATGGCGCGTATCGCGTCTTTTTGACCTGGTGCATCCGCTGGCGCTGGATCACGGTGGCGGTCGTGGTCGCCATGTTCATCGCGTCCCTGGTCGGTTTTGGCCTGCTTAAGAACAGTTTTTTTCCGGATTCGACCAGGGCCCAGTTCTTCGTGGATTTCTGGTTCGCCGAGGGCACGGACATCCGCGAGACCCAGCGACAACTGGAGCGAGCCGAAGCGGATATCGGCAAGCGCGAGGGCGTGTCCCACATAACGACCATGATCGGGGGAGGGCAGGTCCGTTTCCTGCTGACCTATCCGACGGAGAAGAGTTACGACGCCTTCGGCCAGATTCTTGTGGACGTTGACGATTACAAACGCATCCCGGACCTGACCCGGGAGATACAGCGGGATCTCGACCGCATGTTCCCCCAGGCCCAAATCAGCGTGCGGCTCTTTGTGCTCGGCCCGTCCGTGGGCGGCAAGATCCAGCTACGCCTGTACGGTCCCGACTCAACGGTCTTGAGGGAATTGGCGGCCAAGGCGGAACAGGTGCTGCTGGATGACCCCCATGCCAAGTCCGTGCGCAACGAGTGGCGGCAGAAGGTCAAGGTCATGCGGCCCCAGATGGCCGAGGCCCCGGCGCTGAGGGCCGGCATCGAGAGACCGCAGATCGCCATGGCTTTTGAGTCTGTTTTCGAGGGAACCCGGGTGGGGGTTTTCAAGGAGCGTGACGAGCTGCTCCCGATCATCACGCGCGCTCCGGAAGAGGAACGCAAAGACCTGGACAGCATGCAGGGCATCCCGATCTGGAGTCCGGCCGCGCAATCCATGATTCCCATCGGCCAGGTGCTTGAGGGCATAACGGTGGAGTTCGAGGACGCCTACATGTGGCGCCGGGACCGGTTCAAGATGCTGCGCATTCATGCCGATCCCAGCGAAGGCTTGCCGAGCGAGCTGATGAAGCGCGTGAAGCCCAGGATCGAGCAGGTCCTGAATGTGGACGTGGCGCAGGTGCTCGGAAAAAAACTCGCGTCCGGAGAGGACCCCTTCTCAGAGGACTACGACGCCTCGACCCTCAAGGTTGGCTACTCCGATAAATGGCCCATAAAGGACATGCCCGGCTATTACATGGCCTGGGGTGGTGAATCCGAAGACTCGGCCAAGGCCAATGCGCGTCTATCGAGCACCATTCCGGTGTTTTTCGGGCTCATGATCCTTATCGTCATCGTGCTCTTCAACTCCATCAAGAAGACCCTGGTCATCTGGTTCACGGTACCCCTGTCCGTCATCGGCGTGACCGCAGGCCTGCTTCTTTTCGACCAGCCCTTCGGGTTCATGTCTCTTTTGGGACTGATGAGCCTTTCGGGCATGTTGATCAAGAACGCCATTGTTCTGATCGATCAGATCGATTTGGAAACCGGGAGCGGCAAGTCGCCTTTCAGGGCCGTTATCGATTCCGGGGTCAGCCGGCTCATTCCCGTGTCCATGGCCGCCCTGACCACGATCCTTGGCATGCTGCCCCTGGTGCAGGACGCCTTTTTTGTGTCCATGGCGGTGACCATCATGTTCGGTCTGGGTTTTGCGACGGTGCTGACGCTGATCGTCGTGCCCGTGCTGTATGCGATCTTTTTCAACGTGAAGAGCGAGGAGTAG